The Hymenobacter baengnokdamensis genome includes a region encoding these proteins:
- a CDS encoding low affinity iron permease family protein, producing MADSPQVANRTSFFGRFAEQTTRYSGTTSVFVSAVGIVLVWALSGPLFHYSETWQLVINTGTTIITFLMVFLIQRAQNKDSLVLHLKLNELLAATKGASNRLINAQDFSEEEIRLIHQFYCLLADKAKADNDLGETHSVEEAEDNHHEKLAAHRQ from the coding sequence ATGGCCGACTCTCCCCAGGTAGCGAACAGGACTTCTTTCTTCGGCCGCTTTGCGGAACAAACTACCCGGTACTCGGGCACAACCTCGGTGTTTGTGAGCGCCGTCGGTATTGTGCTGGTATGGGCACTGTCGGGGCCGCTTTTTCACTATTCCGAAACCTGGCAGCTAGTGATTAATACCGGCACCACCATCATCACCTTTTTGATGGTATTTCTGATTCAGCGAGCGCAAAACAAAGACTCGCTGGTACTACACCTCAAGCTAAACGAGCTGCTGGCCGCTACCAAGGGGGCGAGCAACCGCCTCATCAACGCCCAGGACTTTTCGGAAGAAGAAATCCGGCTTATTCACCAGTTTTATTGCCTGCTGGCCGACAAAGCCAAGGCCGACAACGACTTGGGTGAAACGCACTCGGTGGAAGAAGCTGAAGATAACCACCATGAAAAACTAGCCGCTCACCGCCAATAG
- a CDS encoding ABC transporter permease codes for MRIEKTTDQYAQLFDWLQLLNRNVIIFLILIIFVATFNMVATIFIMILERTKMIGILKAVGATDNQIRGMFFFRGVSITLRGLVIGNVIALGFCALQYYFRIIPLDPENYYMDRVPIAWSPAVMVLLNAATLVASVLSVLIPTYMIARIKPMVAIRFD; via the coding sequence GTGCGCATCGAAAAAACGACCGACCAGTATGCGCAGCTCTTCGACTGGCTTCAGCTGCTGAATCGCAACGTGATTATCTTCCTTATTCTGATAATATTTGTAGCTACCTTTAATATGGTTGCCACTATATTTATCATGATTCTGGAGCGTACCAAGATGATTGGTATCCTGAAAGCGGTAGGCGCTACCGATAACCAGATTCGGGGCATGTTTTTCTTTCGCGGCGTCTCCATTACGCTCCGGGGGCTGGTTATTGGCAATGTTATCGCGCTCGGCTTCTGTGCCTTGCAATATTATTTCCGCATCATTCCGCTCGACCCCGAAAATTATTATATGGACCGGGTGCCCATTGCCTGGAGCCCCGCGGTAATGGTGCTGCTCAATGCCGCTACGCTGGTCGCTTCCGTGCTATCGGTGCTGATTCCTACCTATATGATAGCCCGCATCAAGCCTATGGTCGCCATCCGGTTTGACTAG
- a CDS encoding response regulator, producing MAPDPQPKTILIAEDSSVIISLTRKILEQQKYRVVLAKNGGEVLRQLENNAIDGVLMDINIPIKNGIECTREIRSHADPHIQGLPIIAITGNANNYSLEQFQEAGITDYLPKPLDFDALVRMVRQYIG from the coding sequence ATGGCTCCTGACCCTCAACCGAAAACTATCCTGATTGCCGAAGACAGCTCGGTTATTATCAGTCTTACCCGTAAAATTCTGGAACAGCAGAAGTATCGCGTGGTGCTGGCCAAGAATGGCGGCGAAGTGCTACGCCAACTGGAAAACAATGCTATTGACGGAGTATTAATGGATATTAATATACCAATAAAAAACGGTATAGAATGCACCCGCGAAATTCGCAGCCACGCTGACCCCCATATCCAGGGGCTACCCATTATCGCCATTACGGGCAATGCAAACAACTATTCCCTGGAGCAGTTTCAGGAAGCCGGCATAACCGACTACCTGCCCAAGCCGCTCGACTTTGATGCCCTGGTTCGTATGGTGCGGCAATACATCGGCTAG
- a CDS encoding MOSC domain-containing protein, with protein sequence MAFPFFGDDKSTVARLLATLPQQGRLEWIGLRPARRAALEAVAEAEVITDRHLAGDHASPKAGGKRQITLIQHEHLAAVAGFLGLPGPLAPGRLRRNLVISGLNLLALKGRQIQLGNEVILDITGECHPCSRMEEELGAGGYNAMRGHGGLTAHIAQGGRLRVGDAVLVLPAAEPAQTIKNPQPKAAGFPEL encoded by the coding sequence ATGGCTTTTCCTTTTTTTGGCGATGATAAATCGACGGTTGCGCGGCTGCTGGCTACGCTGCCCCAGCAGGGGCGGCTCGAATGGATAGGGCTGCGCCCGGCCCGCCGCGCCGCGCTGGAGGCGGTAGCTGAGGCCGAGGTCATTACCGACCGGCACCTGGCCGGCGACCACGCCAGCCCGAAGGCGGGCGGCAAGCGGCAGATTACCCTTATTCAGCACGAGCACCTGGCGGCCGTAGCGGGATTTCTGGGCTTGCCCGGCCCGCTAGCGCCCGGCCGGCTCCGCCGAAATCTCGTTATCAGCGGCCTTAACCTGCTGGCCCTCAAAGGCCGGCAGATTCAGCTCGGCAACGAGGTTATTCTTGACATTACTGGTGAGTGCCATCCCTGCTCACGCATGGAAGAAGAGCTGGGGGCGGGCGGCTACAATGCCATGCGCGGCCACGGCGGTCTCACGGCGCATATTGCGCAGGGGGGCCGCTTGCGGGTGGGCGATGCGGTGCTTGTGCTGCCGGCCGCCGAGCCAGCCCAGACAATAAAAAACCCGCAGCCAAAGGCAGCGGGCTTTCCTGAGCTATGA
- a CDS encoding PD-(D/E)XK nuclease-like domain-containing protein: protein MSEQLSPSAARPDLLRVSYDDYRALPAIANSDLSRLRDALDGRPPRLDSGSGALSFGTAFHTALLEPAEYQAGQPGLNDTLVWWLVEGVKLNTELRRLLENGVTERSAVFSEPETGTLCKLRADLVLDQPGLPYTVVDFKTTMARDAEHFRWQCSAYDYDRQAAFYTDALRAERFLLVGVQKVEPFGVFPLEVPPAMLAEGRRKYKHLLQLLRAPGTAPAYRAEAVQAAVTALGL from the coding sequence GTGTCTGAACAACTTTCCCCTTCCGCTGCCCGCCCCGACCTGCTGCGCGTGTCATACGACGACTACCGCGCCTTACCCGCCATCGCTAACTCCGACCTCTCGCGCCTGCGCGATGCCTTGGATGGCCGCCCGCCGCGGCTCGATTCGGGCTCGGGGGCACTGAGCTTTGGTACTGCGTTTCATACGGCCCTGCTGGAACCTGCCGAGTATCAGGCTGGCCAGCCGGGCCTCAACGATACGCTCGTCTGGTGGCTGGTAGAGGGGGTCAAGCTGAATACGGAGCTGCGCCGCCTGCTCGAAAATGGCGTGACGGAGCGTAGTGCCGTATTTAGTGAGCCCGAAACCGGTACGCTTTGCAAGCTGCGCGCCGACCTGGTGCTCGACCAGCCCGGCCTGCCTTATACAGTGGTAGATTTTAAAACCACGATGGCGCGCGACGCCGAACACTTTCGGTGGCAATGCTCAGCCTACGACTACGACCGGCAGGCGGCCTTTTACACCGATGCCCTGCGGGCCGAGCGATTTTTACTGGTGGGCGTGCAGAAAGTAGAGCCTTTTGGCGTCTTTCCCCTCGAAGTGCCTCCCGCTATGCTGGCCGAAGGACGCCGCAAGTATAAGCACCTGCTACAGCTGCTGCGCGCTCCCGGTACGGCTCCTGCCTATCGCGCAGAGGCAGTGCAGGCAGCCGTGACGGCACTCGGTTTGTAG
- a CDS encoding MBL fold metallo-hydrolase, which translates to MRLTFLGTGTSSGVPMIGCSCPVCRSLDYRDQRLRVSAHLAVEGRSLVIDTGPDFRQQMLRAHISHLDGILYTHEHKDHTAGLDDVRAFNFRQQQEMPLFAEARVLEQLKREFAYVFAEHKYPGVPQVSLHPITDDQQPFDVLGLAVQPLRALHHKLPVLGFRLGGLAYLTDANYLPASTLEQLRGADTIVLNALRHEPHISHFTLGQAVAILEELKPRRAYLTHISHQLGRHREVEATLPPWVRLAYDGLQVEV; encoded by the coding sequence ATGAGACTAACCTTTCTGGGAACGGGCACTTCGTCGGGGGTGCCAATGATTGGCTGTTCCTGCCCCGTATGCCGCTCGCTCGACTACCGCGACCAGCGGCTGCGCGTATCGGCGCACCTGGCCGTGGAAGGCCGCAGCCTGGTTATCGATACCGGGCCCGACTTCCGGCAGCAAATGCTGCGGGCGCACATCAGCCACCTCGACGGTATTCTGTACACGCACGAGCACAAGGACCACACCGCCGGCCTCGACGATGTGCGGGCGTTTAATTTTCGGCAGCAGCAGGAAATGCCCCTCTTCGCCGAGGCGCGGGTACTTGAGCAGCTCAAGCGCGAGTTTGCCTACGTGTTTGCCGAGCACAAGTACCCCGGCGTCCCGCAGGTGAGCCTGCACCCGATTACCGACGACCAGCAGCCGTTTGACGTGCTGGGGCTGGCCGTGCAGCCGCTGCGGGCCCTGCACCACAAGCTACCCGTGCTGGGCTTCCGGCTGGGCGGCCTGGCGTATCTTACCGATGCCAACTACCTGCCCGCCAGCACCCTGGAGCAGCTGCGCGGGGCCGACACCATCGTGCTCAATGCCCTGCGCCACGAGCCGCACATCTCACACTTCACGCTCGGCCAGGCCGTGGCTATTCTGGAAGAGCTGAAGCCACGCCGGGCCTACCTTACCCACATCAGCCACCAGCTGGGCCGCCACCGCGAAGTAGAAGCTACCCTGCCTCCGTGGGTGCGCCTGGCCTACGATGGGCTGCAGGTGGAGGTATAG
- a CDS encoding Kelch repeat-containing protein, protein MKNFPRLAGRLLALMLVAGSLGLSSCTNSDTTPVLGNWTVGNSFAGTARSNAVSFVINNIAYVGTGIDANSKRYNDFYAYNPKTGSWTQVTPLPATARYNAVAFTAAGKGYVGTGYDGTNSDVNKNYLSDFWQFDPTVNTATTTGTTTITTTGSWKRVADFPMPNGLGRYSAVAASVNDIGYVGCGYDGNFEKDFYQYDPKANTWAPLANGFPGNKRMGALAFTINGQMYVGTGTNNSQYNTDFWAYNPAGGGTWTQKRYLANISTSTDSYDYSAVARAYASSFVIGNLGYVTVGSSSAVKTDCYAYDPTMDTWTATNPFYFTTGGGAGRNSAVSFGIGNYGYVGTGASGSTRFDDFWQFDPSAAQQ, encoded by the coding sequence ATGAAAAACTTTCCTCGGCTAGCCGGCCGTTTGCTGGCCCTGATGCTGGTAGCTGGCAGCCTCGGCCTGAGCAGCTGCACCAATTCCGATACCACACCGGTGCTAGGCAACTGGACTGTCGGTAACTCATTTGCCGGTACGGCCCGCAGCAATGCCGTAAGCTTCGTTATCAATAACATCGCCTACGTTGGCACAGGTATTGATGCCAATAGCAAGCGCTATAATGACTTCTATGCCTACAACCCGAAAACCGGTAGCTGGACGCAGGTAACGCCACTGCCGGCTACGGCCCGCTACAATGCTGTAGCCTTTACGGCGGCCGGCAAAGGCTACGTTGGCACCGGCTACGACGGCACCAACTCCGATGTTAACAAAAACTACCTGAGCGACTTCTGGCAGTTTGACCCCACCGTTAATACTGCCACCACCACCGGTACTACTACTATAACCACTACGGGTAGCTGGAAGCGCGTAGCCGACTTTCCAATGCCTAACGGGTTAGGCCGCTACAGCGCGGTGGCTGCCAGCGTAAATGATATTGGCTACGTAGGCTGCGGCTACGATGGCAACTTCGAGAAAGACTTTTATCAGTACGACCCGAAGGCCAACACCTGGGCCCCGCTGGCCAATGGCTTCCCCGGCAACAAGCGCATGGGTGCCCTGGCCTTCACTATCAATGGCCAGATGTATGTAGGAACAGGTACCAACAACAGCCAGTATAATACCGATTTCTGGGCTTATAACCCGGCTGGCGGCGGCACCTGGACGCAAAAGCGCTACCTGGCCAATATCAGCACCTCAACCGATTCGTATGACTATAGCGCTGTGGCGCGGGCCTATGCGTCTTCCTTCGTGATAGGTAACCTCGGCTACGTAACGGTGGGCAGCAGCAGCGCTGTTAAAACCGACTGCTATGCCTACGACCCCACTATGGATACCTGGACGGCTACCAATCCCTTTTACTTCACCACGGGCGGCGGGGCTGGTCGTAACTCGGCCGTGTCGTTTGGTATCGGCAATTATGGCTACGTAGGTACCGGTGCCTCGGGTAGCACGCGATTTGATGATTTCTGGCAGTTTGACCCAAGTGCAGCGCAGCAGTAG
- a CDS encoding DUF4270 family protein, producing the protein MQRSSSIAGSCQLRRWYQWPWVLLLALGLLATGCSQDVSNIGVGLPTANTNTGAYLVDTLTIRSSTVLRDSVVTSNTNSLLVGRYTDPQLGTITAKSFVRLGLTSSFIPDPTAVYDSLTLVLTLDNYRYGDTTKTQSLVEVHRFTDPNNAISATKVSFASPRLTPPPSYSPTLLNYDTIQRKNVAPIARARPTLTSLRLHLDNNLGRQLLAAGQRGQLSTQDALDSYLPGIALTPAPTDDATIIRLSATSSGAGITLYYHLPTDPTTVLSTFFSFAAGNRHFYQVTADRSTAGATSSTNFPQMSLQAVPAALTGQQTFVEGALGLQTRLDFPYLTDIQQYGAHITVTSAQLIAPVPAFSVLQSPFVPAPPPLIVTVADGSNRVQATYLANVPYMSGISSLTGLQQGYYQWSIATYVQQVLNRNVPNNGLLLGSVTSALPDRVVLGSAQNKDSKLQLQLYFITVK; encoded by the coding sequence GTGCAGCGCAGCAGTAGTATTGCTGGCTCGTGCCAGCTAAGGCGCTGGTACCAGTGGCCCTGGGTGCTGTTGCTGGCCCTGGGGCTACTGGCTACCGGCTGCTCGCAAGATGTGAGCAACATTGGGGTGGGCCTGCCCACCGCCAATACCAACACGGGGGCTTACCTCGTGGATACGCTCACTATCCGAAGCTCTACCGTGCTGCGCGATTCGGTGGTTACTTCCAATACGAACTCGCTACTCGTGGGCCGCTACACCGACCCGCAGCTGGGTACCATTACGGCCAAGAGCTTTGTGCGCCTGGGCTTAACGAGTTCCTTTATCCCGGACCCTACCGCGGTGTACGACTCATTGACGCTGGTACTTACCCTCGACAATTACCGGTATGGCGATACAACCAAGACGCAGTCGCTGGTAGAGGTGCATCGGTTTACCGACCCCAACAATGCCATTTCTGCTACGAAGGTGTCGTTTGCCTCGCCCCGCCTTACACCCCCGCCCAGCTACAGCCCCACGCTGCTCAACTACGATACTATTCAGCGCAAGAACGTAGCGCCGATTGCTCGGGCCCGGCCTACGCTCACTTCGTTGCGCCTGCATCTGGACAATAACCTGGGGCGCCAGCTACTCGCCGCTGGCCAGCGTGGCCAGCTAAGTACGCAGGATGCGCTGGATAGCTACCTGCCGGGTATTGCGCTCACCCCAGCGCCTACCGACGACGCCACTATTATCCGGCTGAGTGCCACCTCGAGTGGGGCGGGTATTACGCTCTACTATCACCTGCCTACCGACCCCACGACGGTGCTTAGCACCTTTTTCTCGTTTGCAGCCGGCAACCGTCACTTTTACCAGGTAACAGCCGACCGTAGTACCGCGGGCGCCACCAGCAGTACCAACTTCCCGCAAATGTCGCTACAGGCAGTTCCGGCCGCGCTTACCGGGCAGCAAACCTTCGTTGAAGGTGCGCTGGGCCTGCAAACCCGGCTCGATTTCCCGTATCTGACCGATATTCAGCAGTATGGCGCTCATATTACCGTAACCAGCGCGCAGCTAATTGCGCCGGTGCCGGCCTTTAGCGTTCTGCAGTCGCCGTTTGTGCCCGCTCCGCCCCCGCTTATTGTTACGGTTGCCGATGGCAGTAACCGTGTGCAAGCTACTTACCTGGCCAACGTGCCATACATGTCAGGCATTTCTTCGCTCACCGGCTTGCAGCAGGGCTATTACCAATGGTCGATAGCTACTTACGTCCAACAGGTGCTCAACCGCAATGTGCCAAATAATGGCTTGCTGCTGGGGTCGGTTACCTCTGCGCTACCCGACCGCGTCGTACTGGGAAGCGCTCAGAATAAAGATAGCAAGCTCCAGCTCCAGCTCTACTTCATAACCGTGAAGTAA
- a CDS encoding J domain-containing protein, translating into MSDFSALRRQFLPDQAAPQGTASVAQQAFRQAIEAVNALREQLRVLLASQAAARQTYWRQVGPVAVAAVAARRSLYAPLEVALTSGYLTRAEEVQVTELLVHNALSLQERFGEDETEVLARYAPAAVPLSEPPLPAASAAPPELPHEQAAALARARRQQRARAKAEEQLKTRANESHDLLQHTKAAYRQLARLHHPDRAARADATTQQTQTELMQRITAAYAAADLAALLTLLAESEAVGEPGTEAAVLLERYTAALKQQYTQLTQELATAQRPVENAPWSGTEKQQRTRLRQLKRDLRAETDYLALLVRQLHEPAALRQLLRELSARRQNIV; encoded by the coding sequence GTGTCCGATTTCTCTGCTCTTCGCCGCCAGTTTTTACCCGACCAGGCTGCCCCGCAGGGCACGGCTTCGGTAGCTCAGCAGGCCTTTCGCCAGGCCATTGAGGCCGTAAATGCGCTACGCGAGCAGTTGCGGGTGCTACTCGCCTCGCAGGCGGCTGCCCGCCAAACGTACTGGCGGCAGGTGGGGCCGGTGGCCGTGGCGGCGGTAGCGGCCCGACGAAGCTTATATGCGCCGCTGGAAGTAGCCCTGACCAGCGGCTATCTTACGCGCGCCGAAGAAGTGCAAGTAACGGAACTGCTGGTGCACAATGCGTTAAGCTTACAGGAACGGTTTGGGGAAGATGAGACTGAAGTGCTGGCCCGCTACGCGCCGGCCGCCGTTCCACTCTCCGAGCCACCGCTCCCTGCCGCGTCAGCTGCTCCACCCGAGCTGCCCCACGAGCAGGCGGCCGCCCTGGCCCGCGCCCGCCGTCAGCAGCGCGCCCGCGCCAAGGCTGAGGAGCAGCTAAAAACCCGTGCGAATGAAAGCCACGACCTGCTACAGCATACCAAAGCAGCTTATCGCCAGCTGGCCCGCCTGCACCATCCAGACCGGGCCGCTCGGGCCGATGCGACCACCCAGCAGACTCAAACTGAGCTAATGCAACGCATCACGGCAGCTTATGCCGCTGCCGACCTGGCCGCGCTGCTTACGTTACTGGCCGAGTCGGAAGCAGTTGGGGAGCCCGGCACGGAAGCAGCAGTGCTCCTGGAGCGCTATACGGCCGCTCTGAAGCAGCAGTACACTCAACTGACTCAGGAACTGGCCACCGCCCAGCGGCCAGTGGAAAACGCACCGTGGAGTGGCACCGAAAAGCAGCAGCGCACTCGCCTGCGCCAGCTAAAGCGCGACCTTCGCGCCGAAACCGACTACCTGGCCCTACTGGTGCGGCAGCTCCACGAGCCAGCCGCTTTGCGGCAGCTACTGCGCGAACTATCAGCCAGGCGGCAAAATATTGTTTAA
- a CDS encoding NFACT RNA binding domain-containing protein codes for MHTNYYFLRQLAPALTARLRGCRVASCFSQEKDELVLGLLSEAGTEYWLKAQLGAGFPALALPETFHRARQNSVDLLPELLGRTVASVEAWPQDRVLQVNFEEDAATLVFKLYGPRPNAIFRASPTATPQLFHQRYATDADLRPAAPGTSYVVPMAGAPGKLPPALADLPARFLREQRGYEEAPTEQKQQLATELLAELESPTAYYFIYLDGRTRLSLMPLGEILETLPGTDPVAALRRFIPLALARRALEAERRQLRQLLTRRAEEAGTSAHLASQRLRALAHEAGYRHRADLIMANLHAIAPGAAQLEAVDFYTNKEVVVKLKPLEKPQRTAENLYRKAKNQQIEERQLQARISSREAEAMHALELLEELDALHELRSLRAWRKLHALDPAPAAGKAGAELPFKVFEYMEFTILVGRNAQNNDLLTQKYAHKDDLWLHAKDVSGSHVVIRHRSGQAIPEPVIGRAAQLAGWYSRRQHDSLCPVTVTPKKFVRKPKGALPGQVLVERERVILVVPGNPFEHNQA; via the coding sequence ATGCATACCAACTACTACTTCCTGCGGCAGCTGGCCCCGGCCCTCACCGCGCGGCTGCGTGGCTGCCGCGTGGCCAGCTGCTTTTCGCAGGAAAAAGATGAGCTGGTACTTGGCCTGCTAAGCGAAGCCGGTACCGAGTACTGGCTGAAGGCGCAGCTCGGGGCCGGCTTCCCCGCCCTGGCCCTGCCCGAAACCTTCCACCGCGCCCGCCAGAATTCGGTCGATTTGCTGCCCGAGCTGCTAGGCCGCACCGTGGCCAGTGTTGAGGCCTGGCCGCAAGACCGGGTATTACAAGTCAACTTTGAAGAAGACGCGGCCACGCTGGTGTTCAAGCTCTACGGGCCACGCCCGAACGCTATATTCCGGGCCAGCCCGACAGCGACGCCGCAGCTGTTTCATCAGCGCTATGCCACCGATGCCGACCTGCGACCCGCCGCACCGGGCACCAGCTACGTAGTACCGATGGCCGGCGCGCCCGGCAAGCTGCCACCTGCCCTGGCCGACCTGCCGGCCCGTTTTCTGCGCGAGCAGCGCGGCTACGAAGAAGCGCCAACTGAGCAAAAACAGCAGCTGGCTACCGAATTGCTGGCCGAGCTGGAAAGTCCCACGGCTTATTATTTTATCTACCTCGACGGCCGCACGCGCCTGAGCCTGATGCCGCTGGGCGAAATCCTGGAAACGCTGCCCGGCACCGACCCGGTGGCTGCCCTGCGGCGATTTATACCGCTGGCACTGGCCCGCCGCGCGCTCGAAGCCGAGCGCCGGCAGCTGCGGCAGCTGCTTACGCGCCGCGCCGAGGAAGCCGGCACCAGCGCCCACCTGGCCAGCCAGCGGTTGCGGGCGCTGGCCCACGAGGCCGGTTATCGCCACCGTGCCGACCTTATCATGGCCAACCTGCATGCCATTGCGCCGGGTGCCGCCCAGCTCGAAGCCGTCGACTTTTACACCAATAAGGAAGTTGTAGTCAAGCTAAAGCCCCTCGAAAAGCCTCAGCGAACCGCCGAAAACCTTTACCGCAAAGCCAAAAACCAGCAAATCGAAGAGCGCCAGCTGCAAGCCCGCATCAGCAGCCGCGAAGCTGAGGCAATGCACGCCCTGGAGCTGCTTGAAGAGCTGGATGCCCTGCACGAGCTGCGCAGCCTGCGGGCCTGGCGCAAGCTACACGCCCTCGACCCGGCTCCAGCAGCGGGCAAGGCCGGAGCCGAGCTACCCTTCAAGGTGTTTGAATATATGGAATTCACCATATTGGTAGGTCGTAATGCGCAGAACAACGACCTGCTTACCCAGAAATATGCTCATAAAGACGACCTGTGGCTGCACGCCAAGGACGTGAGCGGCTCTCACGTGGTTATCCGGCATCGGTCGGGCCAGGCTATACCGGAGCCGGTAATAGGGCGCGCCGCGCAGCTGGCCGGCTGGTACTCGCGCCGCCAGCACGACTCACTATGCCCGGTTACGGTGACTCCTAAAAAATTTGTGCGCAAGCCCAAAGGCGCTTTGCCCGGCCAGGTACTGGTAGAGCGCGAACGGGTGATATTGGTAGTCCCCGGTAACCCTTTTGAACATAACCAGGCATAA
- a CDS encoding Dps family protein, with protein sequence MATKAPAKASVKGVTNLKGAGQPQSNSAVNIQPLLNQQLKAPSPTQRFGTVSQRLPIGLTDEVRLASVNMLNQLLADTISLRDLYKKHHWQVVGPTFYQLHLLYDKHYEEQAELVDTIAERIQILGGVAVAMAADVAETTSIPRPPRDREEAPVQVSRLLEAHQIILKNCHDYAKKADDAGDDGTNDLIVSNVMRTNELQVWFVSEHIVESPLTRAE encoded by the coding sequence ATGGCTACGAAAGCCCCAGCTAAAGCCTCTGTTAAAGGCGTCACCAATCTGAAGGGTGCCGGCCAGCCTCAGTCCAACTCTGCCGTCAATATTCAGCCCCTGCTCAACCAGCAGCTGAAGGCACCCTCGCCTACGCAGCGCTTTGGCACGGTGAGCCAGCGCCTGCCCATCGGCCTCACCGATGAGGTGCGCCTGGCCAGCGTAAACATGCTCAACCAGCTGCTGGCCGATACTATTTCGCTGCGCGATTTGTATAAAAAGCACCATTGGCAGGTGGTAGGCCCCACGTTCTACCAGCTGCACCTGCTCTACGATAAGCACTACGAGGAGCAGGCCGAGCTGGTCGATACGATTGCCGAGCGCATCCAGATTCTGGGCGGCGTAGCCGTGGCAATGGCCGCCGACGTAGCTGAAACCACCAGCATTCCGCGCCCCCCGCGCGACCGCGAGGAGGCTCCCGTGCAGGTGTCGCGCCTGCTCGAAGCCCACCAGATTATCCTGAAGAACTGCCACGACTACGCTAAAAAAGCCGATGATGCCGGCGACGACGGCACCAACGACCTGATTGTGAGCAACGTGATGCGTACCAATGAGCTACAGGTATGGTTCGTGTCGGAGCACATTGTGGAGTCGCCGCTCACGCGGGCCGAGTAA